The Candidatus Neomarinimicrobiota bacterium region CTCAGCTTGGAGCCTGGACAGACTTTGATCGTTCTGCTGGATGAACCGGAGCAGGAATCGATCACTCATATTATTCAAAGTGGTGAGAATCTTAAACGACTGGCTCGCAGATATTATGGTGATGGAGGGCGCTGGAAAAAACTCTATCAGTTGAATAAAGCGGTCATCTCCAATCCCAATAAGATATTTCCAGGACAGAAATTGACCATTATTACAGCAGAACAGCGTTATCAATTTCCCATGCAAATCCACACTATTCGTTCCGGTGAATCCCTGAAACGGATTGCCAGAAGATATTTGGGTGATGCAGAACGCTGGGAAGAGGTCTATAAGCTTAATCAGGATGTGATCAAGTACGCCAATATTATTTATGCTGGTCAACGCATTAGAGTCATGAATGAAACAGGAGAAAAAAACGCTGCCCCTGAGTAGGCGTTAAAGTGTAAATGTCATATTCAGTTCGAAATTCAATCATTCTAACCCTGATCCTGATCGTGTTTGCCGGAGGTGGGTACCTGTGGTTGTATTTAAAATTTGAGAGCAATATTGGCAGCTTAACAAACCAGGTGACCAACAAGGAAAAAACACTGGCTGAGCTTGAGTCAGCCACAGCCGATTATGAATATTTCAAAGATGAATTGAACAAGACCACAATCCAACTTGAGTATTTTCCCAAGCTATTGGCACAGGAAAGCGCTATCCAGGGTACTTATCGCTATCTGGATAAACTTTCCACCCGACGCGCTTCTTTTAAATATGATTTTCGTTTCGTTGGGGTCAAGCCTGAGGCCGGAGCACTCAAGGCGTCCTACGTGCTGACTGGGGAGGGCAAATTTTCCAATATCGCCAATTTCATCTATCGGCTTGAAAATGGTAAACCCATTTATAAGATCGAAAGCCTGACCGTTAAACGGAAGACCACCAGGGGACGGGAAATTGAGGATCTGGTTGAAGTGAATATGCAGCTCACGGGTCTGTTCAGTGATGGGAATGGCCAATCCGACAGTGAGGTCTCCCGTATGTTTGAGAAAGCTTTGATCATTCCCGGTATGCGTTTGAAAATATTGCAGGAATCTGAACACACTGAAATGCAATATCATACGATTCAAGCGGGGGAGACCTTAAAAAAGATCGCAGAAGATCAACTGGGGAATGCAGCAAGCTGGCGTGAAATATATGACCTGAACCGTCCGCTCATTAAAAATCCTCACCTGATCTATCGTGGTCAATCATTGAAAATCATGGAAAAGATTATTGATGATTATTATGTCTACCATGAAGTGAAACCGGGAGAGACCCTGCGGTCGTTGGCAGACCAATATCTGGGAGATGAGGATAACTGGCGCGAAATAAACAAATGGAATCAGGACAAGATCCAGAATCAGATCCCCGATGATATTTTGACCAATTATGATCCCTTCAAGCCTTTGGTTCTGACAAAACTTCCACCGAATTTAGCTGATCTTCTAAATGTGGCTCAGGCAAAATTAGTGGCTTTGACCAACAGATCAGCCTTCATTCAAGACCAAAAGGGCATTATGCGATCGCTGCAGGTTGGAGACAAGGTCTATCTGGGGTATCTGATGAAAATTGATCTAAACAGAGGAAAAGTGACCTTTAATATGAATAAAGGGGGCATTTATTCTACCACCACTTTGAATCTCGTAAATGCAGGAAAGGATTGATATGTCTAGATCTTCCAAGTTGGATGCAGGCTTTTTCAGCGACAGGTTAAAGCACACGATAACCACATCGATCTATCTGCTGCTCATGTGCGGGTTGGTCTATCCAATGGCTCTAAAAGCTCAGAGTATTCCCAAAGGCACCTCAAGTGACCAGATGGTCTCTTTTCAGCCTACCACCACATTTCAGCAGGCCATCCAGGTCATCAGTCTGATGTCATCCCAGTATGAAGGTAAAGTGGTCATCAATCCCATCGGGCAGAAAGGTCCCATTAATGTAGCCATACCGCCTACGCATTGGCGCCGGGCATTAGAATTATTGGTGAAGGCCAACGGTTTGGAATTTGTCGAAAAAGCCACTTATTATGAGATCAGGAAACCAAAGCCACGCTCTGCCCGGAAGACCACCAAAGCTGCTCCCAAAGCAAAAGCACAGGCTCCTGTAGTACCTGAAGGTTTCCAATTAGATACTAGGGAAGTTGAGATATCAGCGATCTTCTTTCAGGGTGATCGGCGTTCCATTGCGGAAGTAGGGATCGATTGGAGCGCAGCAGCCGGACTGGCTTCTGGAGATTCAATACTGATCAATGCCATATCAGGAACCAGTGTTACTCAGGAGCTCTTTTCCATTGCTGCCAATTACACCGATGTTATTGGTAAGACCACAACTTCTTTTTTGGCTGTGCTGCAGGCCTTTGAAGCACTGAATTTTGGCGAGATCATTGCCAGCCCCTCTATTCAGGTTCTGGATGGTGTCACTGGTCGGATCCAGGTTGGTGAAAAATTTTCAATCAAACAGAAGGATTTTGCCGGGAATACCATTGAGAATTTCTTTGATGTGGGAACCATCCTTGAGGTAACCCCTGAAGTGATCGAGAGTCAGGATGTGACCTTTGTCCATCTGAATATATCAGCCGAACGGAGTGCTGCCTTCCCAGACCCGGTGAGTACCCGGATCGCCAAACAGACTGCCAGCACCCAGGTTTTGCTACTGGATGGCGAACAGACCGTTATCGCGGGTTTGTTTTCTGAGGAGACCGTTGAGATTCGTAAAGGGATTCCCATCTTGAAAGATCTGCCCTGGTGGGTCTTTGGGATCAAGTATTTTACTGGTTTCAACTCCCATGATATTATTGAGAAAGAGCTGGTTATCATTATCAAGGCCAAACTGGTCCCAACCTTATCTGATCGTTTGGAACGGCGTCATGCCAAAATGAACGCTTTGATCGAGAGACAACGAGTTGAATTTGAAGAGAATCGTTAAAATAGTTTTCTTCAGCACAGGTCTGCACTGACCAGCGACAGTACCTCACATGAAGGGGAGAGTGGCATGTTTAATATGGTGAATTACTCAACGAGCAGACGGATCCGAAAACTATTGTTATCCTTCGGGTTACCTGCATTGGGAATTTTGTTCAGCCTCACTGCTTGCACCTCAACACCTCATCTACTGGAGCCACCCAGGGTTACTTTCAATGAACAGATAAGGGCTACAGATATTAGCTATATCGGTACACTGGAAGGCTGCATTGTGGGGCGCAAGGATAAACCGGTCAAAAAATTGAAGATAGATGCGAATATGGAGGAATTTCTGAATATTTCTTCTCAGGGTGGGAAAACCGATCAACAGGGTTTTTACAAGATCGATCTGTATTGGAAAAATAGGCCATATCTGTTGGCTGATGTCTATCCCGATCCGGCTCAAAACAGTTTTACAGCAAGCGGTCTGTCCTATCTAAAAGCGGCTCGCACAGTATCGCTGGATATTCCCATTATCATGGGCAAACAGCGGCAGATTCTCACAACCCAGGCGCTCACCCTGTACAGTCTTAATTACGTCTTAAAGCGCATTGCTGAAGAAGTTGTTAACCCACGCGTACGGACGATAAGTTATACCGTTGAGGACTATAATACCGGTTTTCCCATCGTTGGGGCCTCTGTCACGGTCACAGCTTCAAGTTCGATCTTGCCGGTGGATTCTCTACTGGCGGCCTATATCAAACAACCCGATCTACGTGAATTGGCCAGCAGCTCGGTCATTCATTTTATCGATCAGGCAGACACCCAGGTTCAGGAACCCAAGGGTGTAATGGCGTTTTCAGTCATGAGTTATGCGGATTATCGATTGACAGTCACTCATCCGGATTTTCATACTGCAGATGAAAAGTTATATGTCGAAATGGATCTGGATAAGATAGTCAGGCTGACTGCCAAGGATCAAAAACGATGGATCGATATCATCGATCGTTAGTTATTCCCACCAACTTACATCGGTGAGCTGGCGACGGTTACGACCGCCATCTTCCAGGGCAGTTTGAACCATCTGAATCGCTTCGCTGCTGTAGTACAGGTCAGCTGTTCCCGATAAGGAAAGATTGGTTTCCGGAGAGCTGAGCAGTAAACTGCCGTAAATTGCAGGTCTTCCTGAGACATCAAATTCCATAGAGCTTTCACCAACAACAATCACGAGACCATTCCAGGTAACTCTCCCTCTCATTCTCAAGGAACCTTCGATCACGAGCACACCATAACCGGTTAAGTTTCCGGATAAGGAGCAGTCTCCGTCGATATGGGCAATAGTGGGATCACCTTCACTGCCTCCATCAAGACCGGAGCAATCCAAAAGGGATTGATCAGCAATACCGGCATAAGAATCAACGGTTGATTGCAGATCAGTAGTGCCGCCATCGGAAACTGACACACTGGGCGAGGTTCCGGTTCCCTGAACGTAGGTTGTGCCTGCATAATCATCTGCCAGGGTGGTACTATCGGCTGAGTTTGATACGGTGATCCCGGATAGATCGTCATTTGGTCCAGTGGTGCCATCCATGTTGGTGTCATTACCATAAATCCTGACATTCCCATGAAAACTAAATGTAGCTGATTCGGAGTCGATCCCAACTGAAGCTGTAATGGGTGGGATCAGCAAACTGTGACTGACCAGAACGATCTGGCTGCTGTCGATGATTCCATTGACCTCACTGGTGGCGGACAGAATAACAGTATCAATATTATTAAGATCATCCTGGCCCTGTAAGGCTATAGTTGCGGTGATAACACCCTCAAGCCAGGAGGAATCCACGATGGTAGTATCGGTATTGCCGGTTTGAATATAAGTTGAAAGGGCATACTCCAGGGCGCTGGCGACCAACTGGTTGCGCTGAGCTTCTTCAGCGAATTCTGAAGCATTATCAATGGCCTTTTCGGCGGTTCGATTCAGGTTACCGCGGATATAACCAAAGATCATGATAAAGCCCAGAACCACGATGAGGATCATCTTACCCATGAATTATCCTTAAATACAGGTGTCGTACTATCCAGAAAGCAGTGGACTCAGTTTCTGCAGGATCCAACAAAACGAACATTATAGAGTACATACTCGCCTGGTGCCTCTGGAGCAGAACGCACGGCGACTTTCAATCGAAGCTTGAGATTATGTACCCAACCGGTCAGATGGGACAGGTCTTCATTATAAATTTCAGTCCAGTTGGGATCGTAGCTATGGCTGATCAGCACCTGAACATCGCCGGCAACCCATGAACTGGTAGAGGGAAGAATGTCAAGCGAGGAGTATTTGATAAAAACCGAGTCGCAACTACTCAGGTCAATGGGGCTGACCAGATCAAAATAGACAGTATCGGGGCGATGCAGGGGGGGATACTCCTCATCAAATGAAAATACAAAGGCCAGGGTTGAGTCTACCATCTGGGAAGATACACGACCATCAATTTCCCATTCATTGATATTGGTACTGACAAACAGGGTCGTCTGTTCCTGGGCGTTCAGGCTGCTAAAACCGGTACCTAGCAAGAGCAGGAAGAAGTTGAACATTATTGTCTTAAATGGTTTCATTTTAAGCATGTCTTACCTCCTTATAATCGTTTTGATCGCAGGTCTTTATTCAATTCAGCTATTAGTATAATATTTCTTTGAAGGAATAGAGTGTCCTTTCTCACGGTAACAGACATAAACTGTTAAAAAAAATATAGCCTGCATTATTCATGAATTATTGCCACGAAGACACTAAGTCACGAAAAGTATTAAAGTTATGAACAAGGTCATTTTAAACAGTATTATTTGCATCTGTGAGTGATAATTTTTGATAAGCATATATTTTATTAAACTTTGTGTCTTGGTGACTTAGTGGCTATGAATTATTTAGGATAGATCGGGGCAGGTATTAAGTGATAAGTGATAAGTGACAAGTGACAAGTAAAAAGGGGATTATGGCATAAGAAACTCTGCGTCATTTCGGTGGACTCAATATGACACTCTGCGTCTTTGCCTGCCCGCACGAAGTTATACGCAGGCGGGCGAGAGGGCGTTTTTAAGTAAAAAGTAAAAAGTAACAGAAGTTTCTCTAAAATAGTTGTAATTGACTGAGTATGAAGTGAATACACCTTAAGTGACCTATGGAGTTTGCGCAAAACACGGTTACCATTAGGGTTACTATTAACTATTAACTATTAACTATTGACAAAATTCAGCTGAAGGTTGCGGCGTTTTGTAATGACCCCATGCTTTAGCTTGAGGGGTTAACAGATCACTAGAAATTCAGGGCTTTAGCCCAACTGTGTAGCTGGTTGTCTTGGGCTAAAGCCCTTTTGGAGGTGAGTCCCAGATCCCCACGCTGAAGAGGCTGTGTGAGAATAGGG contains the following coding sequences:
- a CDS encoding LysM peptidoglycan-binding domain-containing protein, with protein sequence MSYSVRNSIILTLILIVFAGGGYLWLYLKFESNIGSLTNQVTNKEKTLAELESATADYEYFKDELNKTTIQLEYFPKLLAQESAIQGTYRYLDKLSTRRASFKYDFRFVGVKPEAGALKASYVLTGEGKFSNIANFIYRLENGKPIYKIESLTVKRKTTRGREIEDLVEVNMQLTGLFSDGNGQSDSEVSRMFEKALIIPGMRLKILQESEHTEMQYHTIQAGETLKKIAEDQLGNAASWREIYDLNRPLIKNPHLIYRGQSLKIMEKIIDDYYVYHEVKPGETLRSLADQYLGDEDNWREINKWNQDKIQNQIPDDILTNYDPFKPLVLTKLPPNLADLLNVAQAKLVALTNRSAFIQDQKGIMRSLQVGDKVYLGYLMKIDLNRGKVTFNMNKGGIYSTTTLNLVNAGKD